The following proteins are co-located in the Silene latifolia isolate original U9 population chromosome 1, ASM4854445v1, whole genome shotgun sequence genome:
- the LOC141615289 gene encoding LEAF RUST 10 DISEASE-RESISTANCE LOCUS RECEPTOR-LIKE PROTEIN KINASE-like 2.4 gives MDNLTFSFHIIVIILTLTTIPATLCRRSDEFNACSKTFTCGNMKGLSYPFYGLNRPQYCGHPGFELLNCDQNTQQIQMMILSQKFYVLAINSTASTMTVARQDFFDGFGCPSALVNITIDFSLFQYTNSDSNITLIYGDCVSKCSRFSCPLSGEICFLTDKLMLKFNMSKVVCPNKLFLPVHKTDLMAMDKANDGYYLPSSARNGFELKWNANDGLCRQCVGSGGQCGHDSKSNKFFCFCTDESKCPFPGSINKRRRIAGISLTKLNVALIGCFSVTGICLIILLVIFFRRRYSSKDRVDRRERRINVETFLRGHESSGPKRYTYNDLKKITNSFKDKLGEGGYGSVYKGILQNGTPVAVKMLHKSKEEVAEFINEVASIGNTNHVNVVKLLGFCYEGNKRGLVYEFMANGSLEKFLYTGDKSDNHHSLGWETLFEIAIGVARGLEYLHRGCNTRILHFDIKPHNILLAENFCPKISDFGLSKSCPQKDSLISMSEARGTIGYIAPEVFLKSFGGVSYKSDVYSYGMLVLEMVGCRRKVDVEGEVSSEQSFPEWIYEQLEASVENEQENDGLIHEEMEMQRKMIVVSLWCVKTNPSRRPPMSKVVEMLEGTPESLQVPRAASLSMSLQSQHRADGGISSFYDQQQSRLGRNNQFSDEY, from the exons ATGGATAATCTCACTTTCTCTTTTCATATCATCGTCATTATACTTACATTAACAACTATTCCCGCAACACTATGCCGTCGAAGCGACGAGTTCAATGCCTGCAGTAAAACATTCACCTGTGGGAACATGAAGGGGTTAAGCTACCCCTTTTATGGTCTAAATCGACCTCAATATTGCGGTCACCCTGGATTCGAGCTTCTAAACTGCGATCAAAATACTCAACAAATTCAAATGATGATATTGTCCCAGAAATTTTATGTCTTGGCCATTAATTCAACAGCTTCTACCATGACGGTTGCTCGACAAGATTTCTTTGATGGGTTTGGATGTCCATCAGCTCTGGTCAACATTACAATTGATTTCTCGCTTTTTCAGTACACTAATTCAGATTCCAATATCACCCTTATATATGGCGATTGTGTCTCAAAATGCTCGCGTTTTTCTTGCCCGTTGAGTGGAGAAATTTGCTTCCTGACTGACAAACTGATGCTTAAATTTAACATGTCAAAAGTTGTGTGCCCAAACAAACTATTTCTTCCTGTTCATAAGACAGATTTAATGGCTATGGATAAAGCGAATGATGGTTATTACTTGCCTTCATCGGCTCGGAATGGGTTCGAGCTCAAATGGAACGCGAATGATGGTTTATGTCGACAGTGCGTTGGATCAGGAGGGCAATGTGGGCATGATTCCAAGTCAAATAAGTTCTTTTGCTTTTGTACTGATGAATCCAAGTGCCCTTTTCCAG GATCAATCAACAAGAGACGCAGAATTGCAGGAATCAGTCTAACTAAGCTCAACGTTGCACTAATAG GTTGTTTCTCAGTAACAGGGATATGCCTGATTATTCTTCTAGTAATCTTCTTTAGAAGGAGGTACTCATCGAAAGATCGAGTTGATAGACGAGAAAGAAGAATTAATGTTGAGACTTTCCTTAGAGGTCATGAATCTTCAGGTCCAAAAAGATACACATACAACGATCTAAAGAAGATAACTAATTCCTTCAAAGACAAGCTCGGGGAAGGCGGGTATGGCTCCGTCTACAAAGGAATTCTTCAAAATGGCACTCCAGTTGCAGTCAAAATGCTACACAAATCAAAAGAAGAAGTAGCGGAATTCATAAATGAGGTTGCAAGTATTGGAAATACCAACCATGTCAATGTTGTCAAACTCTTAGGGTTTTGCTATGAGGGGAATAAACGAGGTCTTGTGTACGAGTTCATGGCTAATGGATCACTTGAAAAGTTTCTATACACGGGCGACAAGTCCGATAACCATCATTCCCTCGGATGGGAAACCCTATTTGAAATTGCAATTGGAGTTGCGAGAGGCCTAGAGTACCTTCACAGAGGGTGTAACACAAGAATACTACACTTTGATATTAAGCCACACAACATTCTTCTCGCTGAAAACTTCTGCCcgaaaatttcagattttggCTTATCCAAGTCGTGCCCTCAAAAAGACAGTCTCATATCCATGTCCGAGGCTCGAGGAACAATCGGGTATATTGCTCCCGAGGTATTCCTCAAGAGTTTTGGTGGTGTGTCCTACAAGTCAGATGTCTATAGTTATGGAATGTTGGTCCTCGAAATGGTAGGTTGTCGAAGAAAAGTtgatgttgaaggagaagttaGCAGTGAGCAATCTTTTCCTGAGTGGATATATGAGCAGCTCGAAGCAAGCGTCGAGAATGAGCAGGAAAATGATGGATTGATTCATGAGGAAATGGAAATGCAAAGGAAGATGATAGTAGTGAGTTTATGGTGTGTGAAGACTAACCCTTCTCGCAGGCCGCCAATGAGTAAAGTGGTGGAAATGTTGGAAGGGACACCTGAATCTCTACAAGTTCCTCGCGCTGCTTCTTTGTCAATGTCGCTTCAGTCACAGCACAGGGCAGATGGCGGCATCAGCAGCTTTTACGATCAACAACAATCGAGATTAGGTCGCAATAATCAGTTCTCAGATGAATATTGA